tcttcaaaacagaagattaattttgtaccaaaacaggGGAAATTTTAAcggaaattatgaatcttcaatcttggtgagaaaataaaattttaacaacaaaaaaaaataaaaaatgttatcaaagtggtgaaatttctaaacaaatagagctattttcaacataaaaagataaatttccaaccagaaatataatagctgatatttcagtaaaaacatatttaaattttaaacaaaatacttatatCCTTGACTGAAAtgggtttaattttaaatgtaagtattaccattctaaaccaaaaaacatgaattcttaatcaaaaacgTAATCATAGACTTATCAACTGAAAAAGgaccttttttatattatttttattttattaatgtagttcaattttaagtaaaataaacaaGAGAaagctaaaataataaaattggtttTGACCATGTACCCCTCCCCcttccaaaaaaattcaagtaatttatgcACGGCTCCCAGGGcatttattttttctacaaatcatAAGCAGAGTTAAAGATGTGATAACGAGGAAAATGCGCCaccaagaattaatattttaaatagataataaatatatttgtgtcaaaaagaaaaacagtaaTGAATTGAGAGGCACATTACCCGAGCGTTTTGtatgcattttaatttaatttaacattaattttatgaatCATGCTTTATTTCGTTCATTCTGTAAAATTCCATAACGGaattgtcaatataaaaaaattgtgcatatcAGGTTCCTTTTATTACAATGATATGTTTTCATTACTTGTACAAAATTACACCTTCATCTCACGTAGAAAATATGTTTTACTTTAAGaagaataaagaaattattaagaGCATGTACTGAATGAAAAAACCTTCCCTAGCGACTTTTAATTCAGATGAAAGATGTTCCACGTTATTTTGGGATAATTTTTTGACTTACAGGTTACGTCTTAGTAATTGATGGAGGTGCACATGCCGCATGGACGTCGCCCGCTTTACCTCATTTGACAAgtgaaaaagccaaattttctgTTACGAGCGACCAAGGTGCTTGGATAGCCTCCCTTTTTTCACCTCCTGCAATCATTGGATACGTGACAAATTGTCTTTTAGTGGATCGAATAGGACGCAGATTCACAATACTCGTATTTGCTGCATCTCATCTGACATCatggattttaatcaattttgccGAAAATTACAGCTTCCTTATAATAGCAAGACTTGTCGCTGGTTTCAGTTGTGGAGGAATATCCAGTTTTCTTCCTGCCTATATTGGTGAAGTTGCAGGGAAAAAAATTAGAGGCAGGTTTCTCGCTTTTGACAGAATTTGCGTCAGTGTTGGTGCTTTTCTTATCACAATCCTTGGAgcttttttttcatacaaaacaatgaacttagttATGATTTCCCTgccaattatttcaatttgtttatctcCCTTTATGGTGGAAACTCCGTACTATTATTTAATGAAAGGCCAAGATAAGAAAGCAGTTAAAACACTAATGAAATTATCTGGATTGACAAAATCTGAAATAATCATGGTGGACATTGAAAGAATGAAAACAGCTATAGAAAGCCAAAATCCTGAAATTAGCAGCATGCCAGAATTATTCAAAGATCGAGCTAGTCAAAAGGCATTATTTATTATGCTTCTCGCGTTTATGACATATGCTTTTTCAGGCACCATAGCTATTCAAGCATATgctcaagtaatttttaaacaaagtggttCTTCTTTGGCGCCAGAATATGCTGCGATGATAATCACAGGTGTCCAAATATTTGCAGGATTGCCTTCGACACAATTGATTGATTATTGGGGGCGCAGACCAGTTTATGTATTTTCAGGTATAACTTCGGCTATTGCATTAGGTACCGTGGCcttatatttcttcttaaaagACTTTCTAGGAACAAATCTTACGTCTGTAAGTTGGCTACCTTTGTTTGGTttgattttatatcaatttatgtGTAACTGTGGAATTTCGACAATACCCACTGTGTTTTTAGGAGAGATTTTTTCTGTTAAGGTGAAAGGAAAGGCAGTAATGATTACATCAGCTGCTGCATCAATATTCTTATTCACCACTAAAATAATGACACCCATGCTGAATGATTCGTTGGGTGTTTATACAACATTCTGGATTTTTTCAGGCGTTTGCCTTCTAGGGCCACTTATTATTGTATATATTACACCAGAAACAAAGGGTGCAAATTtagaagaagttttaattttattgagtGGCAAGAATAAACCAAAGCAGACTGATATTTCTCGTCAACATTAAATATAAGTATAATACTGATGGTAAATAAAGACTTGACACAATACCTGAGTTTTTCTCTTTTCTTACTAaatctttttccgtattttgtgTCATAAAATATATAGTCGTGTCAGTGAAGAAACATGaacaattttacattaaaagtatTTTCCATGGTCAGCTATAATATTTGGCCATTTTTCAGACAACAAATGAATTccgctttaaaaaatgtttccttgaAGCGATTCACTTATCAAGTCAATTTTGTATACCCCCCGCAAATTCTGTTTCTGTTTAGgcatgaaattttacattttttgtgcaataggaaaatttatttttgcactgCACTTAAAAGACGCATGTGACGTGGAAACGAAGTAAAAGAAAGATTGCAGGTAGCAAAGGGTAGcaataatttactttatttaattttaaattaaattttcaaaagatttataaataaaaacttaatgaaTGGTAAGACTGTTGGTGTGGTTGGTATAAGCTGTGGCTTATCTCAACATTTAGGCGCTTAAAAGTAGTGGCAGATGTATCGGCTTACTAGGTACCATctgagaaaaatatattcaaaacatTTATAGTGTAATAAACATAACAGATAAAAATTTCTGGGAACTTCAATGTGGAtttatggcagaaaattcatGTGCAGATTAGATATTCAGCTTGAtacagatcacagaaaaaattttaagagtaaacaaaaaattgtatatgcCTTTGTCGACCTGGAAAAAACATTTGATAATGTGGATAGAATCaagcttttagaatttttgaaagatCGTGGAGTCAACAGTTGGCTCCTGAAAGCAATATGAGCAATATATGCTTGTATCAAAGCTTGtgtaatgataaattattttggaaaaaaattataaataaaaagttaaaaagcgCATCTTTGTCTAGAAAAATTTATCAATGTCACAagtttaatgatctttaattgaTTCGAAGATTCAGCTCATAATCTATAACGTAGCATAGAAACAAGCGAGCAAAGCGGAacattgtcttgaaaatttatagttataATATTTGGAATTTGATAAGAAAAAATCTAGAGATAACATTTTACCATACCAAGCTTTGAGTGACACAAGTTTTATCGTAACAGTTAAGCTTCAAAATgttgatgataaaaataatttgaacatgA
This Belonocnema kinseyi isolate 2016_QV_RU_SX_M_011 chromosome 3, B_treatae_v1, whole genome shotgun sequence DNA region includes the following protein-coding sequences:
- the LOC117170302 gene encoding facilitated trehalose transporter Tret1-2 homolog isoform X2; this encodes MDVSEHTNSDEIVQSRNQYVVQFMSILTGYVLVIDGGAHAAWTSPALPHLTSEKAKFSVTSDQGAWIASLFSPPAIIGYVTNCLLVDRIGRRFTILVFAASHLTSWILINFAENYSFLIIARLVAGFSCGGISSFLPAYIGEVAGKKIRGRFLAFDRICVSVGAFLITILGAFFSYKTMNLVMISLPIISICLSPFMVETPYYYLMKGQDKKAVKTLMKLSGLTKSEIIMVDIERMKTAIESQNPEISSMPELFKDRASQKALFIMLLAFMTYAFSGTIAIQAYAQVIFKQSGSSLAPEYAAMIITGVQIFAGLPSTQLIDYWGRRPVYVFSGITSAIALGTVALYFFLKDFLGTNLTSVKGKAVMITSAAASIFLFTTKIMTPMLNDSLGVYTTFWIFSGVCLLGPLIIVYITPETKGANLEEVLILLSGKNKPKQTDISRQH
- the LOC117170302 gene encoding facilitated trehalose transporter Tret1-like isoform X1; the encoded protein is MDVSEHTNSDEIVQSRNQYVVQFMSILTGYVLVIDGGAHAAWTSPALPHLTSEKAKFSVTSDQGAWIASLFSPPAIIGYVTNCLLVDRIGRRFTILVFAASHLTSWILINFAENYSFLIIARLVAGFSCGGISSFLPAYIGEVAGKKIRGRFLAFDRICVSVGAFLITILGAFFSYKTMNLVMISLPIISICLSPFMVETPYYYLMKGQDKKAVKTLMKLSGLTKSEIIMVDIERMKTAIESQNPEISSMPELFKDRASQKALFIMLLAFMTYAFSGTIAIQAYAQVIFKQSGSSLAPEYAAMIITGVQIFAGLPSTQLIDYWGRRPVYVFSGITSAIALGTVALYFFLKDFLGTNLTSVSWLPLFGLILYQFMCNCGISTIPTVFLGEIFSVKVKGKAVMITSAAASIFLFTTKIMTPMLNDSLGVYTTFWIFSGVCLLGPLIIVYITPETKGANLEEVLILLSGKNKPKQTDISRQH